One stretch of Streptomyces sp. NBC_00443 DNA includes these proteins:
- a CDS encoding GAF and ANTAR domain-containing protein, with translation MDWARFAQDLASMARDLLSQESVGATLERITGSATQLVEGCDAAGILVLHGKAVQTLAPTDDLVVKSDQLQERLREGPCFDIARTKDGERVFRIPDFTRDQPQWPDFAPQAHQLGVGSMMGFLLYTEDEDLGALNVYSHEPGAFTEASELAGWLLASHAAVAFSSARAHAQMENAVATRHMIGEAMGILMGSHNLTEERAFDVLRRYSQKNNIKLREVARMICERGGLS, from the coding sequence ATGGACTGGGCTCGGTTCGCGCAGGACCTGGCGTCGATGGCGCGGGATCTCCTCTCGCAGGAGTCGGTCGGTGCCACCCTGGAACGGATCACCGGCTCGGCGACCCAGCTGGTGGAGGGTTGTGATGCGGCCGGGATCCTTGTGCTGCACGGCAAGGCGGTCCAGACGCTGGCGCCCACAGATGACCTGGTCGTAAAGAGTGATCAGCTGCAGGAGCGGCTGCGCGAGGGCCCCTGCTTCGACATCGCTCGCACCAAGGACGGAGAGCGGGTGTTCCGGATCCCGGACTTCACCCGGGACCAGCCGCAGTGGCCCGACTTCGCCCCCCAGGCCCACCAGCTCGGAGTGGGCAGCATGATGGGCTTCCTGCTGTACACCGAGGACGAGGATCTCGGCGCGCTGAACGTCTACTCCCATGAGCCGGGCGCGTTCACCGAGGCCAGCGAGCTGGCCGGCTGGCTGCTGGCCTCCCACGCCGCGGTCGCCTTCTCCAGTGCCCGCGCGCACGCCCAGATGGAGAACGCCGTCGCCACCCGCCACATGATCGGCGAGGCCATGGGCATCCTCATGGGCAGCCACAACCTCACAGAGGAACGAGCGTTCGACGTACTGCGCCGGTACTCGCAGAAGAACAACATCAAACTCCGCGAGGTGGCGCGAATGATCTGCGAGCGTGGCGGTCTGTCGTGA
- a CDS encoding IlvD/Edd family dehydratase: MRLRSAQWYAGQDRNAYIHRAWMRRGVPGDAFTGRPQIAIANSASDLAPCNAHLDEVASSVRDGVYEAGGIPLDLPVVSLGETNVRPTAMLWRNMAAMATEEMLRANPIDGVVLLGGCDKTIPSLLMAAASVDLPAVVVPGGPMLTGTFRGTPLGCGTDVWRLSEEVRAGTLSQEQFARSESAMIRSRGHCNTMGTASTMALVAEALGTVIPGVAGTPAPDSRLLEAAHHTGRLAVDMVGADRRPGTFLTKASFRNAIVALAAIGGSTNAVVHLLAIAGRLGIGLSLDDFDRIGSRVPVLVDLQPAGRFLMEDFHRAGGLLAVLREVRDLLDPDALTVTGEPLAAALDGAPIWDSEVIRTRAEPLVAEGGIAVLRGNLAPDGALIKPAAASPHLLRHRGRAVVFDSIEDFHARIDDPGLDVDADSVLVLRGCGPKGYPGMPEVSNMPLPQKLLAQGVRDMVRVCDGRMSGTAYGTVVLHVAPEAAAGGPLALVRTGDFVTLDVEARRIDVDVLADELARRSPSGASAKAYANPRRGWERLYVDHVLQADTGADLDFLVGSSGSDVSRESH, translated from the coding sequence GTGAGGCTGCGCAGCGCACAGTGGTACGCGGGACAGGACCGCAACGCCTACATCCACCGCGCGTGGATGCGCAGAGGCGTGCCCGGCGACGCGTTCACCGGTCGGCCGCAGATCGCCATCGCCAACTCGGCATCGGACCTGGCCCCTTGCAACGCCCATCTCGACGAGGTCGCGTCGTCCGTGCGCGACGGCGTGTACGAGGCGGGCGGCATCCCGCTGGACCTGCCCGTGGTGTCCCTGGGCGAGACGAACGTGCGGCCGACCGCCATGCTCTGGCGCAACATGGCCGCCATGGCCACGGAGGAGATGCTGCGGGCCAACCCCATCGACGGGGTCGTCCTGCTGGGCGGCTGCGACAAGACGATCCCGTCGCTGCTCATGGCGGCGGCGTCGGTGGACCTGCCCGCCGTCGTCGTGCCCGGCGGTCCGATGCTGACCGGGACGTTCCGCGGTACGCCGCTGGGCTGCGGCACCGATGTGTGGCGGCTGTCGGAGGAGGTCCGCGCGGGCACGCTGTCGCAGGAGCAGTTCGCCCGCTCCGAGTCGGCGATGATCCGCAGCCGTGGCCACTGCAACACCATGGGCACCGCCTCCACCATGGCCCTCGTGGCCGAGGCCCTCGGCACGGTCATCCCCGGCGTGGCCGGGACACCGGCCCCCGACAGCCGTCTGCTGGAGGCCGCGCACCACACCGGCCGACTCGCGGTCGACATGGTGGGCGCCGACCGCCGGCCGGGCACCTTCCTCACCAAGGCGTCCTTCCGCAACGCGATCGTCGCGCTGGCCGCCATCGGCGGCTCGACCAACGCCGTCGTCCACCTCCTGGCCATCGCCGGCCGCCTGGGCATCGGCCTGTCGCTCGACGACTTCGACCGCATCGGCTCCCGTGTACCGGTCCTGGTGGACCTCCAGCCGGCCGGCCGTTTCCTCATGGAGGACTTCCACCGCGCCGGAGGGCTGCTCGCCGTCCTGCGCGAGGTCCGCGACCTGCTCGACCCCGACGCGCTGACCGTCACCGGCGAGCCGCTGGCCGCCGCGCTCGACGGCGCCCCGATCTGGGACAGCGAGGTCATCCGCACCCGCGCCGAGCCACTGGTGGCCGAGGGCGGCATCGCCGTCCTGCGCGGCAACCTCGCACCCGACGGCGCGCTCATCAAGCCGGCCGCCGCCTCCCCGCACCTGCTGCGCCACCGCGGCCGGGCCGTCGTCTTCGACTCCATCGAGGACTTCCACGCCCGCATCGACGACCCCGGACTCGACGTGGACGCCGACTCCGTCCTCGTCCTGCGCGGCTGCGGACCCAAGGGCTACCCGGGCATGCCCGAAGTCTCGAACATGCCCCTGCCGCAGAAGCTTCTCGCACAGGGCGTCCGTGACATGGTCCGCGTCTGCGACGGCCGGATGAGCGGCACGGCATACGGCACGGTCGTCCTGCACGTGGCCCCCGAGGCCGCGGCCGGCGGCCCTCTCGCCCTCGTGCGCACCGGGGACTTCGTCACCCTGGACGTCGAAGCCCGCCGTATCGACGTGGACGTACTCGCCGACGAGTTGGCCCGCAGAAGCCCGAGCGGGGCATCCGCGAAGGCGTACGCCAACCCCCGGCGCGGCTGGGAACGCCTCTACGTCGACCACGTCCTCCAGGCCGACACGGGCGCCGACCTCGACTTCCTCGTGGGCTCCAGCGGTTCGGACGTCAGCCGCGAATCGCACTGA
- a CDS encoding zinc-dependent alcohol dehydrogenase: MRAFVLTAPGAYEVQDLPAPVAAPGEVVVDVERVGVCGTDMEFFTGAMAYLHQGHSSYPLQPGHEWAGRVATVGEGVDRAWIGRRVMGDTMLGCGSCRRCLRGLQHVCEKRQEVGIRGARAGALAEQLAVPASSLHALPDSVDAVLGALVEPGGNALRAAQGAAPRAGDRALVLGPGTIGLLVAWFLRAAGAEVHLLDRPGHSPAFAHALGFEHVWDERSLPDLPFDAVVDATNAAHLPQRALELVEPGGRVVYIGLAGEPSRIDTRALVLKDVTAVGILSASPGLDATIRAYASGAVDPRPLVAATVGLDEVGPVLAGGRPDGAGPGPKIHVDPGLNGVTAIASGSADRP, translated from the coding sequence ATGCGCGCGTTCGTCCTGACGGCGCCGGGCGCGTACGAGGTCCAGGACCTCCCGGCGCCGGTGGCCGCGCCCGGTGAAGTCGTCGTCGATGTCGAGCGGGTCGGCGTGTGCGGCACCGACATGGAGTTCTTCACCGGCGCCATGGCGTACCTCCACCAAGGGCACTCCTCCTACCCCCTGCAGCCGGGCCACGAGTGGGCCGGGCGGGTCGCGACGGTCGGCGAGGGCGTCGACCGGGCGTGGATCGGCCGGCGTGTCATGGGCGACACGATGCTGGGCTGCGGCAGTTGCCGCCGCTGTCTTCGGGGGCTTCAGCACGTGTGCGAGAAGCGCCAGGAGGTCGGCATCCGGGGCGCGCGGGCCGGGGCGCTGGCCGAGCAACTCGCCGTACCGGCGTCCTCGTTGCACGCCCTGCCCGACTCGGTCGACGCGGTACTCGGCGCGCTCGTCGAGCCGGGCGGCAATGCCCTGCGCGCGGCACAGGGCGCAGCGCCCCGCGCCGGCGACCGTGCTCTCGTCCTGGGGCCCGGGACCATCGGCCTCCTGGTCGCGTGGTTCCTTCGGGCGGCTGGCGCGGAGGTCCACCTCCTGGACCGCCCCGGCCACTCCCCCGCGTTCGCGCATGCCTTGGGCTTCGAGCACGTATGGGACGAGCGGTCCCTGCCGGACCTTCCCTTCGACGCGGTCGTCGACGCCACGAACGCGGCCCATCTGCCGCAGAGAGCACTGGAGTTGGTCGAACCGGGCGGCCGGGTCGTGTACATCGGGCTGGCCGGTGAGCCGAGCAGGATCGACACTCGCGCGCTCGTGCTGAAGGACGTGACGGCGGTGGGCATCCTGTCGGCCTCGCCCGGCCTGGACGCCACCATCCGTGCCTACGCGTCCGGAGCGGTCGACCCCAGGCCCCTCGTCGCCGCGACCGTGGGTCTCGACGAGGTCGGCCCGGTTCTCGCGGGTGGGCGGCCGGACGGTGCCGGGCCCGGCCCCAAGATCCATGTGGATCCGGGCCTGAACGGTGTCACCGCGAT
- a CDS encoding MFS transporter — protein MAFAESAGGGESSPPQESGAEPGRRPWVPLLAVCAGYFMVILDVTVLNVAVPVIGRELSASLTGIQWITDGYTLVFAGFLLTGGALGDRLGNRRVFCSGVAVFTVSSAACALAPSTDFLVVARLVEGLGAALIVPGSLALLQQAYPEPAARSRAFGLWGSMAGIAASAGPVLGGLLVSTAGWRWVFLINLPVGVACLMLTLRHVTRSPWRADRALDWPAQVAVVAAVALLTASLNEAGRRGWSDPAVLAGVGLAVLAAAAFVMRERLARAPALPLNLLRSRTMSGGAAIGLLFNFGFYGMVFTASLYFQHQRGFSALGTGLALFPAVAMTMFASVLSGRLARRTGDRPLVISGMLLAAAGLAGWAAAGADPAYALLVAPMMAVGFGTSFALTGSTATVMGAAPPAYSGAASALFNTTRQIGSATGVALGGSLLATATDYNTGLRTSMTIGALAYLTAAGVAWLCVPGKSERT, from the coding sequence GTGGCGTTCGCGGAGTCGGCCGGTGGTGGTGAGTCCTCGCCCCCGCAGGAGTCGGGCGCGGAGCCCGGGCGACGGCCCTGGGTACCGTTGTTGGCGGTGTGCGCCGGGTACTTCATGGTGATCCTGGATGTGACGGTGCTCAATGTCGCCGTGCCGGTGATCGGCCGGGAGCTGTCGGCCTCGCTGACCGGTATCCAGTGGATCACCGACGGGTACACCCTGGTCTTCGCCGGCTTCCTGCTGACCGGTGGCGCGTTGGGCGACCGGCTGGGCAATCGCCGGGTCTTCTGCTCGGGCGTGGCGGTGTTCACGGTGTCGTCGGCCGCGTGTGCACTCGCGCCGAGCACCGACTTCCTCGTGGTGGCCCGGCTGGTGGAGGGGTTGGGCGCGGCGCTGATCGTGCCCGGATCCCTGGCGTTGCTCCAGCAGGCCTACCCTGAGCCGGCCGCACGCTCACGGGCCTTTGGGCTGTGGGGTTCGATGGCGGGCATCGCGGCTTCCGCCGGGCCGGTGCTGGGCGGGTTGCTCGTCTCCACGGCGGGCTGGCGCTGGGTGTTCCTCATCAACCTGCCCGTCGGCGTGGCCTGTCTGATGCTGACGCTGCGTCATGTCACCCGCTCGCCCTGGCGTGCCGACCGGGCCCTGGACTGGCCGGCGCAGGTCGCGGTCGTGGCCGCGGTGGCGCTGCTGACCGCGTCGCTCAACGAGGCCGGCCGGCGCGGCTGGTCCGACCCGGCGGTGCTCGCCGGGGTGGGTCTGGCCGTGCTGGCCGCCGCGGCTTTCGTGATGCGCGAGCGGCTGGCCCGCGCTCCCGCCCTGCCGCTGAACCTGCTGCGCTCCCGCACCATGAGCGGCGGGGCCGCCATCGGCCTGCTGTTCAACTTCGGCTTCTACGGCATGGTGTTCACCGCCAGCCTGTACTTCCAGCACCAGCGCGGCTTCAGCGCCCTCGGTACGGGACTGGCACTGTTCCCTGCCGTGGCGATGACCATGTTCGCGTCCGTCCTGTCCGGGCGGCTGGCCCGCCGGACGGGCGATCGTCCACTTGTGATCTCCGGCATGCTGCTGGCCGCCGCGGGACTGGCCGGGTGGGCCGCGGCGGGAGCCGATCCCGCCTACGCGCTGCTGGTGGCACCGATGATGGCCGTCGGGTTCGGTACCTCCTTCGCCCTCACCGGCTCGACCGCCACCGTGATGGGCGCGGCACCCCCGGCGTACTCGGGGGCCGCCTCCGCCCTGTTCAACACCACCCGCCAGATCGGCAGCGCCACCGGAGTGGCCCTCGGCGGCAGCCTGCTCGCGACAGCCACCGACTACAACACCGGGCTGCGCACGAGCATGACCATCGGCGCACTCGCCTACCTCACGGCCGCAGGCGTCGCTTGGCTGTGCGTGCCGGGGAAGTCCGAGAGGACGTAG
- a CDS encoding NAD-dependent epimerase/dehydratase family protein, with translation MLGSRNVIDQCRAHGVGMLVHTSTASVVFRPGGLENADERHPYPCRHLAAYPHSKARAEALVLAGDGPDLATVALRPHIIWGPGDPHFAPALARSVRGGRLVIPGDGTNLVDTTHLRTAAHAHLLALDALQQGRPIGGRAYFITQDDPRPLRDITSHFLRAAGLRATWCTVPAPLARAAAATSERVLRLTGLARTHALSRFLVAELVHPHWFSIEAARRDLQF, from the coding sequence GTGCTGGGCAGCCGCAACGTCATCGACCAGTGCCGTGCCCACGGTGTGGGCATGCTCGTCCACACTTCGACCGCCAGCGTCGTCTTCCGGCCCGGCGGCCTGGAGAACGCCGACGAACGCCATCCCTACCCCTGTCGGCACCTGGCTGCCTACCCGCACAGCAAGGCCCGGGCCGAAGCCCTCGTCCTCGCCGGCGACGGCCCCGACCTGGCCACCGTCGCCCTGCGCCCCCACATCATCTGGGGCCCCGGCGACCCGCACTTCGCTCCGGCTCTGGCACGCTCCGTACGCGGGGGCAGACTGGTGATACCCGGCGACGGCACCAACCTCGTCGACACCACGCACCTGCGCACCGCCGCCCACGCTCATCTGCTCGCCCTGGACGCACTCCAGCAGGGCCGGCCCATCGGGGGCCGCGCCTACTTCATCACCCAGGACGACCCCCGGCCCCTTCGCGACATCACCTCCCACTTCCTGCGCGCGGCCGGACTACGGGCCACCTGGTGCACCGTGCCGGCACCGCTCGCCCGGGCCGCCGCGGCCACCAGCGAGCGCGTGCTGCGGCTGACGGGACTCGCCCGCACGCACGCGCTCAGCCGTTTCCTCGTCGCCGAGCTGGTCCACCCTCACTGGTTCAGCATCGAAGCCGCCCGTCGCGACCTGCAGTTCTAA
- a CDS encoding type I polyketide synthase — protein MPSGGTRSQPRRLIWRETPALEPGPGEVAVEMRAVALNYRDPMRANGLLPPEAVEDSPLSRGLGTDGAGIVCGVGPGVRGFAVGDRVCGAFPAALASHGVTRDYGLIKIPDSMTYAEAATFPVAFLTIHHALVDQARVAAGETVLVHGGAGAVGLAALQSAHARGARVIATAGTRNKRDLLRSLGAWQVLDSRTLDFVPRVRELTEGRGVDVVVNSLSGEAIAHGLDLLRPNGRFIELGKRDIFLNNTLPMRPFDRSLSFIGFNPDHALLDPERGSRLVADVLDLIDRGAYRPLPHTVYPAARVEEAFQVLQHSRHIGKVVVSFDPMDDPLDEPVPIRPAPHVPALDADGTYLVTGGLSGFGAATARWLAGHGARRLALVSRRGETAPEAPALLEDLARSGVRATAHAADVTDEAALRRVIDTVDTTGHRLRGVVHAAMHLDEAPLSELTDERFTAVLAPKAQGAAVLHRLTARHDLDLFLTYSSVAAAVGNIGQAPYAAGNAYLEAQARARHAQGYPATALAWGPIGETGYVARHAIGDAMAERGFQPLTVAEALATADGLLRSGTGVAGVGRYRWARARRLLPALGTARFTGLVPTDAAPGPEGRADLLRDLAAMTPDDARTAVTQTLTRLLAAVLRSAPEELDPARPVTDFGLDSLLSTEFLVRAGEHFDVRLAATELMGSDRTLTHFAQLVHGKLGLPQAPGR, from the coding sequence GTGCCTTCTGGAGGCACGCGATCCCAGCCCCGCCGTCTGATCTGGCGGGAGACGCCCGCCCTTGAACCCGGCCCCGGTGAAGTCGCCGTCGAGATGCGCGCGGTGGCGCTGAACTACCGCGACCCGATGCGCGCCAACGGGCTGCTGCCGCCCGAGGCCGTGGAGGACAGCCCGCTCAGCCGTGGACTGGGCACCGACGGTGCCGGCATCGTGTGCGGCGTCGGCCCCGGAGTGCGTGGCTTCGCGGTCGGCGACCGGGTCTGCGGCGCCTTCCCCGCCGCCCTCGCCTCGCACGGCGTCACCCGCGACTACGGCCTGATCAAGATCCCCGACTCCATGACCTATGCCGAAGCGGCGACGTTCCCCGTCGCCTTCCTGACGATCCACCACGCTCTGGTCGACCAGGCGCGCGTGGCTGCCGGGGAAACGGTGCTCGTGCACGGGGGCGCCGGCGCGGTGGGGCTGGCGGCGCTGCAGTCCGCCCACGCCCGGGGCGCCCGCGTGATCGCCACGGCCGGAACGCGGAACAAACGTGACCTGCTGCGCAGCCTCGGGGCCTGGCAGGTGCTCGACTCCCGCACCCTGGACTTCGTGCCCCGGGTCCGCGAACTCACCGAAGGCCGCGGCGTCGACGTCGTCGTCAACTCCCTCAGCGGTGAGGCCATCGCCCACGGACTGGACCTCCTGCGCCCCAACGGCCGTTTCATCGAACTCGGCAAGCGCGACATCTTCCTCAACAACACGCTGCCGATGCGCCCCTTCGACCGCAGCCTGAGCTTCATCGGCTTCAATCCCGACCACGCGCTCCTGGATCCGGAGCGCGGTTCCCGCCTGGTCGCCGACGTCCTGGACCTCATCGACCGCGGCGCGTACCGGCCGTTGCCACATACGGTCTATCCGGCCGCCCGGGTGGAGGAAGCGTTCCAGGTCCTCCAGCACTCGCGGCACATCGGCAAGGTCGTCGTCTCCTTCGACCCCATGGACGACCCGCTGGACGAACCGGTCCCCATCCGGCCCGCACCGCACGTGCCCGCCCTGGACGCCGACGGCACCTACCTGGTGACCGGCGGGTTGAGCGGTTTCGGCGCGGCGACCGCACGGTGGCTCGCCGGCCACGGCGCCCGCCGCCTGGCGCTGGTCTCCCGCCGCGGCGAGACCGCCCCCGAGGCGCCGGCCCTCCTGGAGGACCTGGCCCGGAGCGGTGTACGCGCCACCGCCCATGCCGCCGACGTCACTGACGAGGCGGCTCTGCGCCGGGTCATCGACACGGTCGACACCACCGGGCACCGGCTGCGCGGAGTCGTACACGCCGCGATGCACCTCGACGAGGCGCCCCTGTCCGAACTCACCGACGAACGGTTCACCGCTGTCCTGGCCCCCAAGGCGCAGGGCGCGGCCGTACTGCACCGCCTCACCGCGCGGCACGACCTGGACCTGTTCCTCACGTACTCGTCCGTCGCCGCCGCCGTCGGCAACATCGGCCAGGCCCCCTACGCCGCCGGCAACGCCTACCTGGAGGCCCAGGCCCGTGCCCGGCACGCCCAGGGGTACCCGGCCACGGCCCTCGCCTGGGGCCCCATCGGTGAGACGGGGTACGTCGCCCGTCACGCCATCGGCGATGCCATGGCCGAACGGGGCTTCCAGCCCCTCACGGTCGCCGAAGCCCTCGCCACCGCCGACGGACTGCTCCGGTCGGGCACCGGCGTCGCCGGTGTCGGCCGCTACCGCTGGGCCCGTGCCCGTCGCCTTCTGCCCGCCCTGGGCACCGCCCGCTTCACCGGCCTCGTGCCGACCGACGCCGCCCCCGGCCCGGAAGGCCGCGCGGACCTGCTGCGGGACCTGGCCGCCATGACACCCGACGACGCCCGGACAGCGGTCACCCAGACCCTGACCCGGCTACTCGCCGCCGTTCTGCGCAGTGCCCCTGAGGAGTTGGACCCCGCGCGGCCGGTGACCGACTTCGGACTCGACTCGCTGCTCAGCACCGAGTTCCTGGTGCGCGCCGGCGAACACTTCGACGTCCGCCTGGCCGCTACCGAACTCATGGGCAGCGACCGCACCTTGACCCATTTCGCGCAGCTGGTCCACGGCAAGCTGGGCCTCCCCCAGGCGCCGGGCAGGTGA
- a CDS encoding alpha/beta fold hydrolase, with product MSHRRVRPAQRSRLITWWATAGAVTALALGLPGTSVAADRPAPPEGGITSAPAAFVRGTLQPDAAPPGANNWKCRPTAAHPRPVVLLHATLTNAHTNWSMLSPQLKRAGYCVFAPNFGGAPGVPFKGTRHIPDSARQVARYVDRVLKATGSRQVDLVGHSQGGGLLPRWYLRFDGGTNPARPSHNKVRRLIGLAPSNHGTTLSGLGTLTTALGLNPTVSAVAGQAYADQMVGSRVNTTLDRDGDTQRGVAYTVIATRYDEAVTPYHNQFLTAGPGATVRNITLQDVCPQDRSEHLSIAYDSNAAQLVLDALDPAHAERVHCRFSAPLLGG from the coding sequence ATGTCCCATCGCCGTGTCCGGCCTGCGCAACGATCCCGCCTGATCACTTGGTGGGCAACCGCCGGCGCGGTCACAGCCCTGGCACTCGGACTGCCCGGCACATCGGTCGCGGCCGACCGCCCGGCCCCGCCCGAGGGAGGGATCACCTCGGCCCCCGCCGCCTTCGTCCGAGGGACCCTCCAGCCGGATGCCGCACCGCCCGGGGCGAACAACTGGAAGTGCCGGCCGACCGCCGCCCACCCCCGCCCCGTCGTCCTGCTGCACGCGACCCTCACGAACGCCCACACGAACTGGAGCATGCTGTCGCCCCAGCTGAAGAGGGCCGGATACTGCGTCTTCGCGCCCAACTTCGGCGGGGCACCGGGAGTTCCCTTCAAGGGCACCCGGCACATCCCCGACTCCGCCCGCCAGGTCGCTCGTTACGTCGACCGAGTACTCAAGGCCACCGGCTCCCGCCAGGTCGACCTGGTGGGGCATTCCCAAGGGGGAGGCCTGCTGCCCCGCTGGTACCTGCGGTTCGACGGCGGAACGAACCCCGCGCGTCCGTCGCACAACAAGGTGCGTCGGCTCATCGGGCTGGCCCCGTCCAACCACGGCACGACCCTGTCCGGTCTGGGCACCCTCACCACCGCACTCGGCCTCAACCCGACGGTGTCCGCCGTGGCAGGGCAGGCGTACGCGGACCAGATGGTGGGGTCCCGGGTGAACACCACGCTCGACCGGGACGGCGACACACAACGAGGCGTCGCCTACACCGTCATCGCCACCCGGTACGACGAGGCCGTCACGCCGTACCACAACCAGTTCCTCACCGCGGGGCCGGGCGCGACCGTACGCAACATCACGCTCCAGGACGTCTGTCCCCAGGACCGCTCCGAGCACCTGTCGATCGCCTACGACTCCAACGCCGCCCAGCTCGTCCTCGACGCCCTCGACCCCGCACACGCCGAACGCGTGCACTGCCGCTTCTCGGCACCCCTCCTCGGCGGGTGA
- a CDS encoding peptidylprolyl isomerase, whose translation MSENVFFSISANGENLGRIVFRLFDDVVPKTARNFRELATGQHGYGYKGSPFHRVIPEFMLQGGDFTEGNGTGGKSIYGEKFADENFQLKHNKPFLLSMANAGPGTNGSQFFVTTVVTPWLDGKHVVFGEVIEGEDVVKAVEALGSRSGATAKKIVVEDCGIVA comes from the coding sequence ATGAGCGAGAACGTGTTCTTCAGTATTTCTGCTAATGGCGAGAACCTCGGCCGCATCGTCTTCCGGCTGTTCGACGATGTCGTGCCCAAGACCGCACGCAACTTCCGTGAGCTGGCGACCGGCCAGCACGGTTACGGCTACAAGGGTTCGCCCTTCCACCGGGTCATCCCGGAGTTCATGCTGCAGGGCGGTGACTTCACCGAGGGCAACGGCACCGGCGGCAAGAGCATCTACGGTGAGAAGTTCGCCGACGAGAACTTCCAGCTGAAGCACAACAAGCCGTTCCTGCTCAGCATGGCCAACGCGGGCCCGGGCACCAACGGCTCGCAGTTCTTCGTCACCACCGTGGTGACGCCGTGGCTGGACGGCAAGCATGTCGTCTTCGGCGAGGTCATCGAGGGCGAGGACGTCGTCAAGGCGGTCGAGGCCCTGGGCAGCCGCTCGGGCGCGACGGCCAAGAAGATCGTCGTCGAGGACTGCGGCATCGTCGCCTGA
- a CDS encoding methyltransferase domain-containing protein, translating into MHTPLVARCLRGLEAVVAAEVLGSGLGAVTELRHREVHFRTHRSAPVPVLRTADDLFLLAARRPDIGPTRQALHDLAELAAPTDVDHLLSRRHSATTPAPDITGIDVSASFLGRRTFTRYDAEDVVGQALARRLRVPYHSRRSGTPPPPGSWGWRLTLDGTRATLMLRLDDRPLHRRAYKQRTVPGTVHPPLAAGMARLADIRPGHVVLDPCCGAGTLLIEAALAQSDARFHGFDLSPDAVAAARSNAGELPVAIRRGDAGRLPLADHSVDRVLCNPPWGTQVHASGLLATAPSRWWTELRRVLAPDGTAVLLLPDRDDLATAIRHHFTPLHMQRLRLSGAQPFLVRLAPPGGEGRRGGETGRLRRQRPPASSVRR; encoded by the coding sequence ATGCACACGCCCCTCGTGGCGCGCTGCCTCCGCGGCCTGGAGGCCGTGGTCGCCGCCGAGGTTCTTGGTTCCGGGCTCGGCGCCGTCACCGAACTGCGCCACCGCGAAGTCCATTTCCGTACGCATCGGTCCGCTCCCGTGCCGGTGTTGCGCACCGCGGACGACCTGTTCCTGCTCGCCGCCCGGCGCCCCGACATCGGACCGACGCGACAGGCCCTGCACGATCTCGCCGAGCTCGCCGCTCCGACCGATGTCGACCACCTCCTGTCCCGCCGCCACAGCGCGACGACGCCTGCCCCGGACATCACCGGCATCGACGTCTCGGCCTCCTTCCTCGGCCGGCGGACCTTCACCCGGTACGACGCCGAGGACGTGGTGGGACAGGCCCTGGCGCGGCGCCTCCGCGTCCCGTACCACTCGCGGAGGTCAGGAACGCCGCCCCCGCCCGGCTCCTGGGGCTGGCGGCTGACCTTGGACGGCACGCGGGCCACGCTCATGCTGCGCCTCGACGACCGCCCGCTGCACCGCCGCGCCTACAAGCAGCGCACCGTCCCGGGCACCGTGCACCCGCCGCTTGCCGCAGGCATGGCCCGGCTGGCCGACATCCGCCCCGGCCACGTCGTCCTCGACCCTTGCTGCGGCGCCGGCACCCTGCTCATCGAGGCTGCACTCGCCCAGTCCGACGCCCGCTTCCACGGATTCGACCTCTCCCCGGACGCGGTCGCCGCGGCCCGCAGCAACGCCGGTGAGCTGCCCGTCGCCATCCGTCGCGGTGACGCCGGTCGGCTCCCCCTTGCCGACCATTCGGTCGACCGCGTGCTGTGCAACCCGCCCTGGGGCACCCAGGTACACGCCAGCGGTCTGCTCGCGACCGCCCCTTCCCGCTGGTGGACAGAACTGCGCCGCGTCCTTGCCCCCGACGGCACAGCCGTACTACTCCTGCCCGACCGCGACGACCTGGCCACCGCCATCCGGCACCACTTCACGCCCCTGCACATGCAACGTCTGCGTCTGTCCGGGGCACAGCCCTTCCTCGTCCGTCTGGCACCGCCAGGGGGTGAGGGCAGGCGCGGTGGCGAAACCGGCAGGCTCCGGCGGCAGCGCCCGCCGGCCTCCTCCGTCCGCCGCTGA